A single genomic interval of Ictalurus furcatus strain D&B chromosome 20, Billie_1.0, whole genome shotgun sequence harbors:
- the LOC128624058 gene encoding uncharacterized protein LOC128624058, with protein sequence MEEADLESYLSAKFHLSACIFCWALLKICQRRLRASPVVSQTPAVEDFATRAACPEDVDSLQEKSAESRDVWRESALEEAQDMTEEYFETCSWHGDASSDYIGDHVNFSSPKHSPGLRKQDSGGQHAVVGGPQRNTDGEELTVALGSECSFPDSDSGCAVLEEAGLPFLSHTSVLDAPKDSDSQLFTTCEELLVQVEDSCDAVILYDSGRDQAANQSPSEEAGLPSILQSSTAAGDLTGSDLVVASRDLVDISSSKCLRKLDSSYSERMDDVLEINTGEEQLLALLSSESSVMISDHSGHRSSLEIVSEEAGLPSISQATSEETLTLTDRSEAAPRLEQTPDLSTDHRKFSSPRSSPDLRNLHSGCDEVLNGSSVEEAGLPFISQASVSVPNLTDSQLFTIPQEKPDLIYRGTSEPELNRTLDFTVTSNHRDHGIFPSPKSSPDLRNLDSSHSEGKNSGLEMNMDGEQLMVLLANDCNVVTSDDLENAEIVNRLSSEEAGLPSISQVSVSDTDSNDSQSCTASTCTLTLTDRSEAEPQLETSSDLDHVDFSSSEHFTDLGNLDSAHSARRNSGLEVPMEREELMEPLEGDCNAFILDNSECEEVLKGSSHEEAGFSSISQASMSSKILTASQLLTASKETLALSDRSEAAPQLDNTPDLDVTSISSPKRSRVLASMESSQAEEKIDGLEMNTDGEQLMEPLTRECRVIILDHNAADVSSVRIFSKEAGLPSISEVSVSDPDLIDSQLFPTSVETPVELTYRSEEAPQLENISNLVVASNDQVDCSPKRSPDLRDLENLESSHSEIKNDGQQMNAGEVQHKVPLENSAVVVSAVILDDSDDEAANWSFLEEAGLPSILHTNTASKDLTDSELFTTEDTLTSTDQTDTVLQLDNASESDVPSRDLVECSSPDHKHLDLFHLEIKNDGVQLKTVTEELLVPLTGNYSAVILDCLSCDEIVDPSSFETLSKEAGLPFISQASMSDTDLITDQTEAVAQLDRPSSDLDVAREDQFDFSSPKSSPDLRNLVSSHSEGKNSGLEMNMDGEQLMVLLANDCNVVTSDDLENAEIVNRLSSEEAGLPSISQASVSDTDSNDSQSFTASTCTLTLTDRSEAEPQLETSSDLDHVDFSSSEHFTDLGNLDSAHSERKNDGLEVNAEGEELSVPLCISYNIKKPDF encoded by the exons ACTCCAGCTGTCGAGGACTTCGCTACACGTGCTGCTTGTCCAGAAGATGTCGACTCTCTCCAGGAGAAGAGCGCAGAAAGTCGAGATGTTTGGAGAGAATCAGCACTGGAAGAAGCTCAGGACATGACTGAGGAGTATTTTGAGACGTGCTCGTGGCACGGCGACGCTTCCTCGGATTATATTGGAGATCACGTGAACTTCTCTTCTCCTAAACACTCCCCTGGCCTCAGAAAGCAGGACTCGGGAGGTCAGCATGCGGTAGTTGGTGGTCCACAGCGGAACACGGATGGAGAGGAACTCACGGTAGCATTGGGAAGCGAGTGCAGCTTCCCAGACTCGGATTCAGGATGTGCAGTTCTCGAGGAAGCTGGACTTCCCTTTCTCTCACATACCAGCGTGTTGGACGCACCAAAAGACTCCGattcacaactttttacaaCTTGTGAGGAACTCCTGGTACAGGTGGAGGACAGCTGCGATGCAGTGATTTTATATGATTCAGGGCGTGATCAAGCTGCAAATCAGTCACCATCTGAGGAAGCTGGACTTCCTTCCATCCTGCAGTCCAGCACAGCAGCAGGAGACTTAACTGGTTCGGATTTAGTCGTTGCAAGCAGAGATCTTGTGGATATTTCTTCTTCTAAATGCCTCCGAAAGCTGGACTCTTCTTATTCAGAAAGAATGGATGATGTTCTCGAGATAAACACTGGTGAAGAGCAACTCCTGGCACTATTATCCAGTGAGTCCAGTGTAATGATTTCAGATCATTCAGGGCATCGTTCATCTCTTGAGATCGTGTCAGAGGAAGCTGGACTTCCTTCCATTTCTCAGGCTACGTCTGAAGAAACCCTTACGCTGACTGACAGAAGTGAAGCAGCGCCGCGGTTAGAACAAACTCCTGATTTAAGCACAGATCATAGGAAATTTTCTTCTCCTAGAAGCTCTCCTGACCTCAGAAATCTTCATTCAGGGTGTGATGAAGTTCTAAATGGTTCATCCGTTGAGGAAGCTGGACTTCCTTTCATCTCTCAGGCTAGTGTCTCTGTCCCAAATTTGACAGATTCACAACTTTTCACAATTCCTCAAGAGAAACCTGATCTGATCTACAGAGGTACATCAGAACCAGAGTTAAACAGAACTTTAGATTTCACTGTTACAAGCAATCACAGAGATCATGGGATCTTTCCTTCTCCTAAAAGCTCTCCTGACCTCAGGAATCTGGACTCTTCTCATTCAGAAGGGAAGAACAGTGGTCTGGAGATGAACATGGATGGAGAGCAACTCATGGTACTACTGGCTAATGACTGCAATGTAGTAACTTCAGATGATCTGGAGAATGCAGAAATTGTTAATCGGTTATCTTCTGAGGAAGCTGGGCTTCCTTCCATCTCTCAAGTTAGCGTGTCTGACACAGACTCAAACGATTCACAAAGTTGTACAGCTTCTACATGCACACTAACCCTCACTGACCGAAGTGAAGCAGAACCCCAATTAGAAACCTCTTCTGATTTAGACCATGTGGACTTCTCTTCTTCTGAACACTTTACTGACCTCGGAAACCTGGACTCTGCTCATTCAGCAAGAAGGAACAGCGGTCTGGAGGTGCCCATGGAAAGAGAGGAACTCATGGAACCTCTAGAAGGTGACTGCAATGCATTTATTTTAGATAACTCTGAGTGTGAGGAAGTTTTAAAAGGTTCATCTCATGAGGAAGCTGGATTTTCTTCCATCTCACAAGCTAGCATGTCATCAAAAATCTTGACTGCTTCACAACTTTTGACAGCTTCTAAAGAGACACTTGCACTGAGTGACAGAAGTGAAGCAGCGCCTCAGTTAGACAACACTCCAGATTTAGATGTTACAAGCATTTCTTCTCCTAAACGCTCTCGTGTCCTTGCAAGCATGGAGTCTTCTCAAGCAGAAGAAAAGATTGATGGTCTGGAGATGAACACGGATGGAGAGCAACTCATGGAACCATTGACAAGGGAGTGCAGGGTGATCATTCTCGATCATAATGCTGCTGATGTTTCATCTGTTAGGATTTTCTCCAAGGAAGCTGGGCTGCCTTCCATCTCCGAGGTTAGCGTATCCGACCCAGATTTGATCGATTCACAACTTTTTCCAACTTCCGTAGAGACACCTGTAGAGCTCACCTATAGAAGTGAAGAAGCTCCTCAgttagaaaacatttcaaatttaGTTGTTGCAAGCAACGATCAAGTGGATTGTTCTCCTAAACGTTCTCCTGACCTCAGAGACCTTGAAAACCTGGAGTCATCTCAttcagaaataaagaatgatgGTCAGCAGATGAACGCTGGTGAAGTGCAACACAAAGTACCACTGGAAAATAGTGCAGTAGTGGTCAGTGCAGTGATTTTAGATGATTCAGATGATGAAGCTGCAAACTGGTCATTTCTTGAGGAAGCTGGACTTCCTTCCATCTTGCACACCAACACTGCATCAAAAGACTTGACGGATTCAGAACTTTTTACAACTGAAGATACACTTACATCTACTGACCAAACTGACACAGTGCTCCAGTTAGACAACGCATCAGAATCAGACGTCCCAAGCAGAGATCTTGTAGAATGTTCTTCTCCTGACCACAAACATCTGGACTTATTTCATTTAGAAATCAAGAATGATGGTGTTCAATTAAAAACAGTCACAGAAGAACTTCTAGTACCTTTGACAGGAAACTACAGTGCAGTGATTTTAGATTGTTTATCCTGTGACGAAATTGTGGATCCATCATCGTTTGAGACCTTGTCCAAGGAAGCTGGACTTCCCTTCATCTCCCAGGCCAGCATGTCTGACACAGATTTGATTACTGACCAAACTGAAGCTGTGGCCCAGTTAGACAGACCTAGTTCCGATCTAGATGTTGCACGTGAAGATCAATTTGATTTCTCTTCTCCTAAAAGCTCTCCTGACCTCAGGAATCTGGTCTCTTCTCATTCAGAAGGGAAGAACAGTGGTCTGGAGATGAACATGGATGGAGAGCAACTCATGGTACTACTGGCTAATGACTGCAATGTAGTAACTTCAGATGATCTGGAGAATGCAGAAATTGTTAATCGGTTATCTTCTGAGGAAGCTGGGCTTCCTTCCATCTCTCAAGCTAGCGTGTCTGACACAGACTCAAACGATTCACAAAGTTTTACAGCTTCTACATGCACACTAACCCTCACTGACCGAAGTGAAGCAGAACCCCAATTAGAAACCTCTTCTGATTTAGACCATGTGGACTTCTCTTCTTCTGAACACTTTACTGACCTCGGAAACCTGGACTCTGCtcattcagaaagaaagaatgatggCCTGGAGGTGAATGCGGAGGGAGAGGAACTCTCAGTACCTCTG TGTATCTCATACAACATCAAAAAACCTGACTTCTGA